Within the Malassezia vespertilionis chromosome 3, complete sequence genome, the region caccgctgctgctctGCGCGGCATTCCACTTGCGCGGAGGCATTACTCTAAGTGATGTAGAAGGACCGATCAATGTCGCACACGAGGAGCAGCGTGAAAGCACgggcgcgcttgccgatgcacaggcAGAGTGGCTCGAACACGCTGATCCGAGCGAGCGCGCAGGGTATGCACTCGCAGCACAGTGGTGCCTGCAGTACCCCCCCTTGTCGCCACGCGATACTGATATTACCATGCCGCAATTTCTTGGCATCCAGGAAAAAGGCGTCAGCGCGTGGAATTTCGACCCCGACTACGAAGTGAATCAGGGTGCGATGGTTTCTGGCCGCACGGAGATCCAGTTTCTCGGCGGCAGCCCTGGCATGAGCCAGAGCGagggcggcgcttgcacgaTGCAAAGCAACCTGCCTCTTCCAAAAATGAAAGATGTGTACTACTGGGAAGCCAAGATGTTTTCCAAGCCTGCCACGACCACCGTTGCGATCGGCCTTGCAACCAAGCCGTATCCCTCTTTCCGCTTCCCGGGCTACTGCAAGCACTCTGTCGGCTACTTTTCACACCATGGACTGAAATGCTATAACCACCCGTTCCATGCCCAATCCTACGGACCAGCATACATACAGGGCGACGTGATTGGGGTTGGATTCCGTCCGCGCACGGGCGCCGTCTTTTTTACGCAGAATGggcgcaagctcggcgatgCGTTTGTCGGGCTGCACGAGTTTAATCTATTTCCCACCATTGCTGCCGATGGGCCCGCTGAAGTGCATGTAAACTTTGGCCAGGCTGGCTTTGTACTCATCGAGGCGAATGTTAAGCGGTGGGGACTTGCGCCCATGGTCGGCACACTtgcaccgccgcctgcgTACGGCCACGATATTGGCAGTATCCTCATCGAGACGGGGTGCAAAGCGAGCGAGGGGCAGCCATGCTTGCCATTGGACTCGGTCCGTGCCGTGGCATCTCCGAGCGAGCCGCGTGTGCCGCCGTATGCGCTGCCTCAAGCCATGAACTGGGCACGCTCCACGCCGCCCCCACAGCACGGGATACGGATGGACACGCTGCACTCGCCTGCACGCTCGTCGATTGCGTCACCATCTACACACGAGATCGTAGGCAtgcagccgccgccgtactcggccgcagcgcatgcgccgccggacGCCGAGTCCGacagccgcgcgcaggaaGCGATGCCTGTTGcggtgcgcacatcgcCGCAGCCCCTAGCGCAgtctgcgtcgcgcccgTGGCTCTCTTCTCTGCGCCACCTAGCGGCAACCTGGCatcacgcgcgcgatgcagacgatgcagcgcaagaaacaCACACCGAACTTCTTGGCGTTTCTGTGGAATAGATTTGATTTGATGTACATAGCGTCGCCGGGCGCGACCACACACCTCCATACCTCCACCCCAACACGCATGGCGCTCCGCTCGCGAAGCGGGCGCTGGGAGACGC harbors:
- the ssh4 gene encoding Protein ssh4 (EggNog:ENOG503NZ1J; COG:S; TransMembrane:1 (o24-49i)) translates to MAPASFVVYFQGESDFDEPDFIDLLFPILLLIAVVALVAITPLLLCAAFHLRGGITLSDVEGPINVAHEEQRESTGALADAQAEWLEHADPSERAGYALAAQWCLQYPPLSPRDTDITMPQFLGIQEKGVSAWNFDPDYEVNQGAMVSGRTEIQFLGGSPGMSQSEGGACTMQSNLPLPKMKDVYYWEAKMFSKPATTTVAIGLATKPYPSFRFPGYCKHSVGYFSHHGLKCYNHPFHAQSYGPAYIQGDVIGVGFRPRTGAVFFTQNGRKLGDAFVGLHEFNLFPTIAADGPAEVHVNFGQAGFVLIEANVKRWGLAPMVGTLAPPPAYGHDIGSILIETGCKASEGQPCLPLDSVRAVASPSEPRVPPYALPQAMNWARSTPPPQHGIRMDTLHSPARSSIASPSTHEIVGMQPPPYSAAAHAPPDAESDSRAQEAMPVAVRTSPQPLAQSASRPWLSSLRHLAATWHHARDADDAAQETHTELLGVSVE